The region AGTGGATAGTTTACAAAATAATAGAGGATACAAATACTTGGATGAGGAGTTTGCAGGCACCAGCGAGCCTCTAGGTTTGCTTTTAATGTAAGCGTCGAAGCATAAAGAGGCTTTATATCTATTAGTTCCATGATTGAAAAAGGAGGTGAATCTGTCTATAAACACTCCAAAACACGTTGCACTTCTCTGTAATTCCTGTACTGTTTGTCCAGTGCAGGACAACCTGAataatgtgtgatactttctTCTTAAAGCTTCTGTGCTCTGTAACCTTACTAGCTGTATGAGCCATGGATAAGATCAGCAGCTGAGAGCTCCAGCTGTATGTACTAATTAAACGTCAACGCATGGGAAAAGACAACAAATAAGCTTATTGGCTAAAATAATTGGTCCTCTAGGATGGCTGTCAGTAGATTAGGTGCTCCACAAATTATTGTAATGTAAATGGGAAAAACCTTTAACAATTTATATGCAAATGTCATAAACTATtagtataattgtaatgttatatttaaaaatattaaaatccattttattcttggcagatgacaaaACTAGAAACTCCAAAGGACATCTAATATCAACAGATTATGAAGTGGAAGCTCCTGGTATCATACAAGATACAAATGAAAAGCCGGCTATTATACCAAATatgccctcagcccttcacagcaaaaatcTATCTTCTGATCCTTCTAAACATGTTTcatcttctgattcattacagaatgttaaacaaaataaaatttacAGAACAGATGTTGAAcatcaaagagttcacacagaggagaagccatattcatgttctgagtgtggtaaatgttttaaccgaaaatcaaatcttgttaaacatcagagaattcacaccttggagaagccatattcatgttctgaatgtgggaaatgttttaaccaaaaatcaagtcttgtgttacatcagagaattcacacaggggagaagccattttcatgttctgattgtCGGAAAggttttaaccgaaaatcaaatcttgtgttacatcagagaattcacacaggggagaagccatattcttgttctgaatgtgggaaatgttttaatcaaaaatcaagtcttgttttacatcagataattcacaccggggagaagccatattcatgttctgaatgtgggaaatgttttaaccgaaaatcaaatcttgtgttacatcagagaattcacaccttggagaagccatattcatgttctgaatgtgggaaatgttctaATAATAAAGCAGatattgttaaacatcagagaattcacacaggggagaagccatattcatgttctgaatgtggaaaatgttttaaccaaaaatcaagtcttgtgttacatcagagaattcacacagtggagaagacatattcatgttctgaatgtgggaaatgttttaacctaaaatcaaatcttgtgttacatcagagaattcacacaggggagaagccatattcttgttctgaatgtgagaaatgttttaatcAAAAATCAAGTCTTCTTttacatcagataattcacacaggggagaagccatattcatgttctgaatgtgggaaatgtttttaccgaaaatcaaatcttgtgttacatcagagaaatcacacagtgcagaagccatattcatgttctgaatgtgcaAAATCTTTTAACAATAAAggagatcttgttaaacatcagagaattcatacaggggaaaagccatattcatgttcagaatgtgggaaatgttttaaccaaaaatcaagtcttttgagacatcagataattcacacaggggagaagccattttcatgttctgaatgtgggaaatcttttaaccgaaaatcaagtcttgtattacatcagagaattcatacaggatagagaagatatttttatgttctgaaTATGGGAAATATTTTCACACATAAATATGTTCTTATTAAACATTAGAAAAAacacacagaggagaagccacATTCATGTTAGGAATATGAGAACTGTTTTaagcagaaatcacatcttgctgtacatcagacatgtgtggaaaatgttttaaacagAAACCAACTCTCattaaacatcagaaaattcacacaaggGAAGGACCCAttcttatgttcagaatgtggggaaaaagCCATTGACATATTTTGATTGtggtgaatgttttttttttatgttcaaaaggtttttatttatttagtctgTCAGTGAAATACAAtgaatacaattttttaaagtcagATGTCAAATAAACAGTGTTGACATATACACAGAAATCTATTGTCATTCTTCAGTTTGCATTTCACTTTTCCTAAGGTAGCTTATTTTAACTGTATAGGTAATCTAGTATAACTCTTGTAAAGTTTTGTCAATAGCGTACTACTTGCTTTTTAATTACTTAAACTTAAACACGTAGTTTGGAAACACTCAAAAAAGGAGGCCGAATAGTCCATAATATAGGCTAAGTCTGGCGTCCATTGCCAATGGTAGACAtcatgaaacatttttttttatttcttaacaATTATATTTGTAGAGTATTACTAGTGTTTCACGTTGTTTATTTCACTAAAAGAAAAAGGAAGGGAGAAGGCGAAAAGAGCGAGAAAGGTATAAGAATGAAGAGAAGAAGGGGGGGATCGTAagagggagaggaagaggagTCGCCAGAGGCTCTAGAGGGTGAGGGTGAGGGGGGTCTTATTTGTGCGGCATCAATTACCCACCATGGGGGGGACTATCAGGGGCATGTCCCCTAGTAGTTGCATTCAGCTTGGCACCACTCCGCTAGTTAACCATCGGTTGAAGTTGTCTGAGGAATGGAAACTTATCCATGTCACCCAAGTAGCGTCGTCCCTGGCCCTAAGTTTTTCCATGTATTTAATGTCGTTCATGGCTTTTACCCACCTTAAGCGTGTAGAAGTCTCTGATGTGTTCCACAATTGCGGTATCACCTGTCTCGTTACCAGGAGGAAGAATTCGAGGACTCCTTTCTTGACCAAGGCAACAGGACCTGAAATGATGGAGAGGAGGGCCATCTCTGGAGAAAATGAAACCTCTACTGTAGTGAGGGCATTGTATAGGGCATTTACTTCCCTCCACAGAGGGGACAccagagggcaggaccaccaaatgtggatCATTGACCCTATGTCATTCAGGCACCTCCAGCAGTTGCTGCTGACGTTAGAGTACATCTTGGCCAGGTGTGCCGGGGTGCGGTACCATCTGGACAAGATTTTGTAGTTCAGTTCGTGATGCCTGCCTGAGACAGACATCTTGTGGGTCATGATATAAGATTTGGCCCAGTCGCTATCCTCGAGATGCTGGCTTAGCTCCCCTTCCCATCTCTCCTTGTGGCCTATTCCACCGTCTGGCGCATCCCCGGCTACTAGTATGCCATAGACTGTGGAGATCTCCTCCCTCCGTTCGGAGGAGGTTGCACACATCTCTTCGAAGGGGGTGGGCTGACGCGTTACCTCCGAGATCTGGCCCTGTGCTTGTATGAAGTGGCTTAACTGTAGATGTTGGAACCACGCACCGGGTATCTGCCTCCCCTCACCCAAAAGTGCTGTGGTGAATGTTTTATGCATCATTTACATGTTTAGATTGTGGTGAATGTTTTATGCATAAATCAACTCTCGTTACTcatctgagaattcacacaggggagaagccattttcacgttgagaatgtgagaaatgttttgtattccaaagatttttattgaaactttaagGATAATACAAAAAAACGAATGCAAAAAGATATCAAATATTTAACATATAAGTTGTGATGAAATAAATTGTTTAACTTGTCCTATTGTCTTTTGCCTAATAACAATTGACTCATATTTTCATGTAAACTTAGGAGTGATTTTGTTGGTGACATATGCCACCTCTCCGTATATACCTCTCAAGTATGAATATACCTGAAGCCCTGCTTATGATAATCGGAAAGGACTCGGCCTATGGTGTAATTCTACCGTTGTTTGGTTGCCTGCAATTTAAACATAAATTAAATTAAGAAACCAAGTAGCTAAGTTTAAaaatgaataagaaaaaaaaaaatgttttggggtGGAGGGGGAAGGTAATAAGGCAGGGTACCTagggatgaggaggaaccagaggcacacactgcagagggttggcagggccaggcagcgaccctctttgaaagtatgggcaatagcccacaatgctgttaagaattgatgatagattgacgtaccggcctccaccttgtgtgacccaaggtgccgtgagttacatagcaatgggaaatccatgtgtccccacacaattcattctgtgtagctgtcagatagctgaacgacACGCTAGGAAAGCCAcctgtgccctacccaagtcattcagtgtatttgtgccagatagctaaaacaccgcaatgggaaatctttgtgcacccacagcataggcgggctcatgaaacccaaggaaagtattaaacatgaagcaattacagtgcccaaatatggcagactttcactccgcccaggacctcggcctctgcacacacccttagtaatcgtgggcataaagcggactccgatgctagtacagctgtgaaggtctcattaaatcagttacggttgctttcatcgctccaaagactggatgaaccaggaagtatatgcagacccctgtaacattcctgtagcaaaggtataggcagacccctgtaacatttctgtagcagaagtataggcagaccccagtaacatttctgtagtaaaagtataagcagacccctgtaacattcctgtagcaaaggtataggcagaccccagtaacatttctgctgcaaaagtttaggcagactccagtaacatttctgtagtaaaagtataggcagaccccagtaacatttctgtagcaaaagtatagacagaccccagtaacatttctgtagcaaacgtataggcagacccctgtaacatttctgtagcagaagtataggcagaccccagtaacatttctgctgcaaaagtttaggcagactccagtaacatttctgtagtaatagtgtaggctgaccccagtaacatttctgtagtaaaagtataggcagacccctataaaattcctgtagcaaaaggtataggcagagcccagtaacatttctgtagcaaaggtataggaagacccctgtaacactccggtagcaaaggtataggcagacccctgtaacatttctgtagcaagagtattggcgaacgCCAGAAGCATTGGTGTACCATAAGtgtaggcgaagcctggaaaaattagttagataacagtttgggcgagggccagaaaaattggtgtaccaagagtacaagtgtacccctgagaaattgctcaaccgcgagggcaggtgaaatccataaacattttttaaagatacagctcgctgctACCTAATTTGTAAccaagcctggaggcagccctgttaaaaaaaaattggtttctgttaaagtatcaatacttttgaaactttgaaaaatggaaaaacaaatataagcagagccttttgggccgcagaaaaattggcagttcagcgtgatgacatgctgttttaggaggaggagtaggaggagtaataatatccgagagtgattgacaaagctaattcccccttttttctccggttgcaggaaaaagaatcattaggttccgctgctctccgctggtggagaagagaagtctggggaaatccagcttttgtttatctttatgagtgtaagtatgtcggcactggcagttgacaggcgggtacgcttatccatgatgattcccccagctgcactaaacaccctctctgataagacgctagcggcagggcaggccaacaccttcagggcgtacagcgcaagtttgtgccacgtgtccagctttgacacccaatagttgtatggaacagAGACATCACAGAGGATGATGGTATGTTCGGCTACGTAatgcctcaccatctttttacagtgctccctccgactcagccttgactggggagtggtgacacagtcttgctggggagccattaagctggcaaaggccttggggagTGGTCCCCTGCCTGCCCTGGACAtattgcctgatctccgcgcttcccctgctacttggccctcggaactgcgtcttctgccactagcgctgtcagatgggaactttagcatcactttttccaccaggaccctgtggtattgcatcactctcgtacccctttcctctttaggaatgagagtggaaaggttctctttataccgtgggtcaagaagggtgtacaccctgtaatccgtgttggccagaatgcgtctaacgcgagggtcacgagaaaggcagcctaacatgaagtcagccatgtgtgctagggatccagtacgcaacacatcgctgtcctcactaggaagatggctTTCAGGATCCTCCAACTCCTCTAcaccccatacacgctgaacagatgagaggcaagcagcatgggtaccctctgcagtgtggccagctgtctcttccccctcctcctcacactCCTCCaaagcgcgctgagatatagacatgagggttatctggctatcaagcgacatattgtcatcccccgtctcctgttccaaccgcaaagcgtcggcctttatgctttacagcgTACTTcttagcagtgggatggtaacgctaatgattgcagcatcgccgctcaccatctgggtagactcctcaaagtttctgatatctgccatccatgcccactcctcattaAGGAAttacggaggctgactaccactacgccgcccatgttgcagctggtattccactgttgctctatgctgctcgtacagcctggccaacatgtgcagtgtagaattccagcgtgtgggcacatcgcacagcagtcggtgctctggcagctgaaactgacgttgcagggtcctcagggtggcagcgtccgtggtggacttgcggaaatgtgcgcagaagcggcgcaccttaccgagcaggtcagacaagtgggggtagttttgcagaaaccactgaaccaccagattgaagatgcgGGCCAGGCACAGCACgtgtgtgagactgccgagctgcagagccgccaccaggttacggccattgtcacacacaaccatgcccagttggaggctcagcggcaaaagccagaggtcggtctgctctgtcagaccctgcaacagctcaggggcagtgtgcctcttgtcatctaagctgagtagtttcagcacggcttgctgacgcttgcccacctctgtgctgccgcgcgctaccgactgctggcgacgtgctcacacttcttaattaagaggtagaggtggtggaggagggggagggtttggaggatgtagcataaaacgccgcagataccagcaccgagttaggacccgctattctgggtgtgggtaggacgtgagcggtcccaggctctgacttggtcccagactccaccaaattcacccaatgtgccgtcagggagatatagtggccctgcccgccagtacttgtccacgtgtccgtggttaagtggaccttcccagtaactgcgttgatGACTGCGCGATTTatattgcgggagacatgctggtgtagggctggggcgGCACACCGGGGAAaaaagtggcgactggggaccgagtatcgCGGGAcccccgccgccatcatgtttttgaaagcctccgtttccacaagcctgtacggcagcatctccaggctgattaatttggcaatgtgcacgtttaaagcttgtgcgtgtgggtgggtggcggcgtatttgcgctttcgctccaacgctgcgctgagagacattgctggatggagtggagaaccgtggaggtgagggtgtgggtgcaggccgggaagcgctcgtgcctgtgtcctgggagggggattggatctgtgtggcaggtgggggcacgggggaagaggcagtggcgtgactcggaggcagtgaatggcctccgtcccaccttgtggggtgcttggccatcatatgcctgtgcatgttggtggtggtgaggctggtagtagtggctctacggctgatcttggtgcgacacaggttgcacaccactattcgtcagTCGTgtacgctctcactaaaaaacatccacacctttgaacacctagccctctgcatggaagcTTGCCGCGAGGTGGTGTTTTGGGAAAGAGTTAagcattctttgctctggcccagcctcttcccctggccaccccactgcctcttccaacctgtcctgctgctgcacttgcctccccctctgaaaccctgtcctcagtaggcttagcaaaccaggtggggacagtcacctcatcatccaactgctcttcctccaaatcctctgttcgctcctccctcggacttaatgcccttaatactacttcactgacagacaactgtgtctcatcatcatccttacgtgcaaaaagctcttgagacagttgccagaagtctccagcctcatcaccggactccgtgaactttccaaaggttgggcatcggtcatgacaaactcctcaggtgagagaggaaccagtttttcctactgatggcagggacccgagaacagttcccggtagtctgcctgctcatcggaATATATCATTTTCAtatagtgaggaggctgggaggaaggaggagcagcagccaaaggattaagagttgcagtccctaggccgggagtagtggactgcgtagaagactgggtggtcgatacattgctggacgcattttctgccatccacgacaggagctgctcaaactgctctgtttgtaataaaggtctaccacgcggacccataaattgtgatatgaagctgggaaccccagaaacttgcctctctcctaatcccgcagcagccggctgtgactcaccatgaccaggaactcggcctgtgcccacaccctcacttggacatccgcatccacgtcctcgacccttacccctactcctcatcatggcggaccaagaatagagcagggcccaaataaattacctcaCTGTACAGAACTGACAAcggtggcttaattcaccgcacacagagacttgtagatagcagaggctctatgctgtgacttgaaaatattaacccgctgtcttgcgctgatacttaggggtaatttactgctcgcagagacttgtagataatagaggctgtgtggagtgggagaacactctaaagccagtggatagtgctgttaACTGTGGCTATTTCAACGCCACCAAGGatagggtattgtgagacgctctgcacagcggcagagctgaaatactttgcagtggcccaggaaatattacagtactgtttagcggtgagacctctgtctaatgcactgcagacacagaacggtataactgaagtcgttcgcagcaggctaggaaatatttgagtgcagtttcacggtgcgagctggttgtacggcactgcagcctgaaaaaactattactgaaaggctgggaacaggcctagatgcgtaatacaaaaatggatgcactacaactcccagccagccacaagtataatgcacacggtcagatgtagccctaagaaggaccattggggttcttgaagacaggatcctactctcacactttccctatatcagcagcagctctttccctaaactttgtataatacactgcagactgagaatggtatagatgaaatggcctgcacagcccgagatgaaaaaaaaaataaaaatggtgcactactgctcccagccagccacaacagtaatgcacacggtcagatgtagccctaagaaggaccgctggggttcttgaagacagagcctacgctaacactatccctgaatgagcagcagcactttccctaacctctgccagcgtgtctgaggcgagccgcaggcgggaccagtttaagtactcggcggtcacctgatcttgccagccactcactgctgtggggtgggatagggctggcacgtcacagcaggaagtgttaatgccttccccgcaggtctattggctagaaaatggcactaaacatgcggggaaggaaatgcaattgactcgagtactgtgtggtgttcgactcgagtaacgagcatctcgagtaccttaatgctcgaatgagcatcaagctcggacgagtgtgctcgctcatctctactaagtatGCTTGTATGTAGCAAATTCCTGTAAAATCACTGAAAGCCTATTCTAGGATTTGGGACATATATTAAAAGATCATCTGCAAAAAGGGATAGCTTATGCTCCTGTTTCCCTATTGTTACACCTTTGACCGAAGCATTACGCCTGATGGCATTGGCCAAGGATTCcatcactaatatatatatagataaagtgataaggggcacccctgtcttgttccattcctgatcggcaaggggggggggtgacaggtgCCCGTTGACTCGTACCTGTTCTGATGCATTATGGTAGGTTGACCCGGTCAAGAGCCTTTTCTGCGTCTATGTATATTAGATATAATGGTTCTCCAGATCTATGGGTTTTTGCAATTAATGATAGGGTTTAAATGTTGTTATCTCAGGCCTCCCTGCCCAGGACAAAACCAACCTGCTCCCCAGGTATAAGGTGTGGAATATATAGGCTCAGTCAAAGAGCTATCCTTTTGGAAAACCGCTTTATATCATTATTTATTAGGAAGATGGGTGAGTAGCTATTGCAAAGGTAGGAGTCTTTCCCCAGTTTAGAAGTAACAATTATGTGAGATTGTAGGGCTTGTGGTGGGAAAGGGCAACCCTGAGAAAATGCATTAAATGCTTTTAATAAGGAGTCTAAAGGCACTTCTCCAAACATTTTATAGAATTTGGGAGTGAAACTATCAGGTCTGGGACTTTTCCCAGTCATTAGGGTTTGTTAGACCTGTTTAAATTCGTCTGTGTCAAAGTCGCGATCAATTGCTGGTGCCTCATTCATGGGAATAAATCCAGGGGAATTGAGTTCTACATATTTGTCAGTGTCATTTTGTTGGTGACTCTCGGGGGCTTAGTCGGCGAGGTTATATTGTAGAATTTTGACTAATAGGAGCAGAACTCTTCTAAGATTCCCCGGGGAGAGTATACTCCACCACCTACAGAGGTGGTAATGGAGAAAATATGGGATAAAGATAATTTTCCACATCAATCCCCATATTCGTAATATTTCGCCCGCATCTTATCCCCAAACCATAATGTTTTCTGGTCAAGAATTGATAAGATCTCATGTCTGAGGCCCGATATTTCTGCCATAATGACATCTAAGAGAAGTGATTTATTGGCTTCTTCTTTTGTGTTCAGAGTTTGTATACATTGAGAGATTCTTAGAGATCTAACTTTCTTCAATCTTGTGTCATACTAAAAAAAATCCCCCTAAAGGACACACTTCAGTGCTTCCCATTGGAAAAGAGCTGAGGTTGGGTCTGATTGGTGATCATTTAGAAAATTGGTGATTAAGGTTTTTAATATCTGAAATACAAAGAGCATCCTTTAGTAAATTATCCTTGAGACGCCATTTGGGGCTCTTAGTATTTTGTGTTCGACATCCCAGGGATCCATGTACAGGAGCATGGTGGTACCATAAAAGAATGTCCATAGAACATCTAGGGTCACTGTCCAATAAGCTATGTAAGATAAAACAGTGATTTAGTCTATTCTTAAAATTGTGTGCAAGAGAGTGGAAGCTGTAGTCTTTAGTGTTGACATGAAGAATACTCCATAGATCAATTAGTTTTAAACTCACCAAGGTTATTTTCAGTCTACGGGTTGTACATCTAGAGACAGATGATCTGCCTTTGGAA is a window of Eleutherodactylus coqui strain aEleCoq1 chromosome 4, aEleCoq1.hap1, whole genome shotgun sequence DNA encoding:
- the LOC136624425 gene encoding zinc finger protein 271-like; the encoded protein is MPSALHSKNLSSDPSKHVSSSDSLQNVKQNKIYRTDVEHQRVHTEEKPYSCSECGKCFNRKSNLVKHQRIHTLEKPYSCSECGKCFNQKSSLVLHQRIHTGEKPFSCSDCRKGFNRKSNLVLHQRIHTGEKPYSCSECGKCFNQKSSLVLHQIIHTGEKPYSCSECGKCFNRKSNLVLHQRIHTLEKPYSCSECGKCSNNKADIVKHQRIHTGEKPYSCSECGKCFNQKSSLVLHQRIHTVEKTYSCSECGKCFNLKSNLVLHQRIHTGEKPYSCSECEKCFNQKSSLLLHQIIHTGEKPYSCSECGKCFYRKSNLVLHQRNHTVQKPYSCSECAKSFNNKGDLVKHQRIHTGEKPYSCSECGKCFNQKSSLLRHQIIHTGEKPFSCSECGKSFNRKSSLVLHQRIHTG